The Butyrivibrio fibrisolvens genome window below encodes:
- a CDS encoding GntR family transcriptional regulator, whose amino-acid sequence MKILQSSGIPIYQQIADSFRSDILEGRLAQGEYLPSIRGLAKDLKISVITTLKAYEQLEQEGLVTAVQGKGYYVNAQDTQMLIEQHRRKVEDALLSAINSAKLAGMTGEELTQTLQTLLSLDLEE is encoded by the coding sequence ATGAAAATATTACAGTCATCAGGGATACCAATATATCAGCAGATTGCTGATAGCTTCAGATCAGATATCCTGGAAGGAAGACTAGCTCAAGGAGAGTATCTTCCTTCTATCAGAGGACTTGCCAAAGATCTGAAGATAAGCGTTATAACAACGCTTAAAGCTTATGAACAGCTGGAGCAGGAAGGACTTGTAACAGCAGTTCAAGGCAAGGGCTACTATGTCAATGCCCAGGATACGCAGATGCTCATCGAGCAGCACAGACGCAAGGTAGAGGACGCTCTGCTTAGCGCTATAAACTCCGCCAAGCTTGCCGGCATGACAGGTGAAGAGCTCACCCAGACACTACAGACATTATTAAGTCTTGATTTGGAGGAATAA
- a CDS encoding 4Fe-4S dicluster domain-containing protein, with the protein MRGIYTSVNDIRKRVFTEVARLSYNYKDGDLSEMEMIPYRIVPGEESKYRESVFLERAIVKERMRLAMGLSLRSAAEHAPVSTGAEECVKPEKYYQPPLINIIKFACNKCPDNVVTVSNQCQACLAHPCHEVCPRDAIKFDHGKSVIDQEKCIKCGRCIEVCPYNAIIRMERPCSKACGVKAIGTDEHGRADIDYDKCVSCGMCLANCPFGAIADKAQIFQTIQAIKSDTPVYAAIAPAIVGQFGPDLTLDKMRYAFKALGFEDAVEVAIGADLCTLQEADDFIKEVPEKLPFMGTSCCPAWSAMAKRDFPEQANCISMALTPMVLTGRLLKQQHPDCKIAFIGPCAAKKLEAMRKSVRSDIDFVLTFEEVMGMFEAKGVNFAEFETHNTMHGGSGDGRAFAIGGGVANAVANVIKERYPDREVKVERAEGLDECKKMLMMAKAGKYNGYLLEGMACPGGCIGGAGTVMPIAKSKAAVLQNQKQSSKAHAYDSTYEEWLEELAERD; encoded by the coding sequence ATTCGTGGTATTTATACGTCGGTCAATGATATCCGTAAGCGTGTATTTACAGAAGTAGCAAGATTGTCATACAACTATAAAGATGGCGATCTGTCTGAGATGGAGATGATTCCATATCGCATAGTCCCCGGTGAAGAGTCCAAATACAGGGAGAGCGTATTCCTTGAAAGGGCTATCGTTAAAGAAAGAATGCGTCTTGCTATGGGTCTGTCCCTTAGAAGCGCTGCAGAGCATGCTCCGGTATCTACAGGTGCTGAAGAATGTGTTAAACCGGAGAAATATTATCAGCCTCCGCTTATAAATATCATTAAATTCGCATGTAACAAGTGCCCTGACAATGTTGTTACAGTCAGCAATCAGTGTCAGGCATGTCTTGCTCACCCTTGTCATGAGGTATGTCCTCGTGATGCTATCAAATTCGATCACGGTAAATCTGTCATAGATCAGGAGAAATGTATCAAGTGTGGCAGATGTATAGAGGTGTGCCCTTACAATGCTATCATCCGTATGGAAAGACCATGTTCCAAGGCTTGCGGAGTTAAGGCTATAGGTACAGATGAACATGGACGTGCAGATATCGATTATGATAAGTGTGTAAGCTGCGGTATGTGCCTTGCCAACTGTCCGTTTGGCGCTATCGCTGATAAAGCTCAGATATTCCAGACAATTCAGGCTATAAAGAGTGATACACCTGTATATGCTGCTATCGCTCCTGCTATTGTAGGTCAGTTCGGACCGGATCTTACTCTTGATAAGATGCGCTATGCATTTAAGGCCCTTGGCTTTGAAGATGCTGTAGAAGTTGCTATTGGTGCAGACCTTTGTACACTTCAGGAAGCAGATGACTTCATCAAAGAAGTTCCTGAGAAGCTTCCATTTATGGGTACTTCCTGCTGTCCTGCCTGGTCAGCTATGGCCAAGAGAGACTTCCCGGAGCAGGCTAACTGTATATCCATGGCCCTTACTCCTATGGTTCTTACAGGAAGACTTCTCAAACAGCAGCATCCTGACTGCAAGATCGCCTTTATAGGACCTTGTGCTGCTAAGAAGCTTGAAGCTATGAGAAAATCTGTTCGAAGTGATATTGACTTCGTTCTTACTTTTGAAGAAGTTATGGGTATGTTCGAAGCTAAGGGTGTTAACTTCGCAGAGTTCGAGACACATAACACCATGCATGGCGGCTCCGGTGATGGTAGAGCCTTTGCTATAGGCGGCGGTGTTGCCAATGCTGTGGCCAATGTTATCAAAGAAAGATATCCTGACAGAGAGGTTAAGGTAGAACGTGCCGAAGGTCTTGATGAATGTAAGAAGATGCTGATGATGGCCAAAGCCGGCAAATATAACGGCTATCTTCTTGAAGGAATGGCTTGCCCAGGAGGCTGCATCGGCGGTGCCGGAACTGTAATGCCTATTGCCAAGTCCAAGGCTGCCGTACTTCAGAACCAGAAGCAGTCAAGTAAAGCTCATGCATATGACAGTACATATGAAGAGTGGCTTGAAGAGCTTGCAGAAAGAGACTGA
- a CDS encoding CTP synthase: MATKYVFVTGGVVSGLGKGITAASLGRLLKARGYKVTMQKFDPYLNVDPGTMNPIQHGEVFVTDDGTETDLDLGHYERFIDESLDKNSNVTSGKVYWSILQKERRGDFGGHTVQVIPHVTNEIKSRFYRNDSDDEMHIAIIEVGGTVGDIESQPFLEAIRQFQHEVGPQNSMLILVSLLPYLKCSQELKTKPTQSAVKTMQGMGLQPDVIVARSEVDFDDELKDKIALFCNIPSENVLKNLDLKYLYEAPLAMEKEHLAQVACKCLGIECPEPDLTDWKEMVDTLYSLNHSVNIALVGKYTQLHDAYISVVEALKHGGISNKTEVNIKWVDSETITDENVSDALKDVDGILVPGGFGDRGIDGMICAIRYARENNVPFLGLCLGMQLSIVEFARNVAGIRDADSIEFNASTQHPVIAFLPDHDADDELGGTLRLGSYPCTLKKGSLAEKLYGTCEIAERHRHRYEVNNAFREAFTAAGLSICGTSPDNRIVEMIENPSCDFFIATQAHPELKSRPNRPHPLFAGLVEAALKHEQK; the protein is encoded by the coding sequence ATGGCGACAAAATATGTATTTGTAACAGGAGGCGTAGTTTCAGGCCTTGGCAAAGGAATCACAGCAGCATCTCTCGGAAGGCTCTTAAAAGCCAGAGGATACAAGGTAACAATGCAGAAATTCGACCCATACTTGAACGTCGATCCCGGTACTATGAATCCCATCCAGCATGGTGAGGTATTCGTAACAGATGATGGCACGGAGACTGACCTTGACCTGGGACATTATGAGCGTTTCATCGATGAAAGTCTCGACAAGAATTCCAATGTAACAAGTGGTAAGGTTTACTGGTCTATCCTGCAAAAAGAGCGCCGCGGAGATTTTGGCGGCCACACAGTTCAGGTAATCCCTCATGTGACCAATGAGATCAAGAGCCGCTTCTATCGCAATGACTCTGATGATGAGATGCATATCGCCATCATTGAAGTAGGCGGAACTGTTGGTGATATTGAATCACAGCCCTTCCTTGAAGCTATACGTCAGTTCCAGCATGAGGTAGGCCCTCAGAATTCAATGCTCATTCTGGTTTCGCTTCTTCCATATCTTAAGTGTTCTCAGGAGCTTAAGACCAAGCCTACACAGTCTGCAGTCAAGACTATGCAGGGAATGGGTCTTCAGCCGGATGTCATCGTTGCAAGGTCTGAAGTAGACTTTGACGATGAGCTTAAGGACAAAATCGCACTTTTTTGTAATATTCCATCTGAAAATGTCCTCAAGAATCTGGACCTTAAATATCTCTACGAGGCTCCTCTTGCTATGGAAAAAGAGCACCTTGCCCAGGTAGCATGCAAGTGTCTTGGCATAGAATGTCCTGAGCCTGACCTTACAGACTGGAAAGAGATGGTAGATACGCTCTATTCATTAAATCATTCAGTAAATATAGCTCTTGTCGGTAAGTATACTCAGCTTCACGATGCATATATCAGCGTAGTAGAAGCCCTCAAGCATGGCGGTATCTCTAACAAGACTGAAGTAAATATCAAGTGGGTTGATTCTGAGACTATCACAGATGAAAATGTCAGTGATGCTCTTAAGGATGTTGATGGTATCCTTGTACCGGGAGGTTTTGGTGACAGAGGTATAGACGGGATGATCTGTGCTATCAGATATGCCAGAGAGAACAATGTTCCGTTCCTTGGCCTGTGCCTTGGTATGCAGCTGTCTATTGTAGAATTTGCAAGAAACGTTGCAGGGATACGTGATGCTGATTCTATTGAGTTTAACGCAAGCACACAGCACCCTGTGATAGCTTTCCTTCCTGATCACGATGCTGATGACGAACTTGGCGGTACTCTTCGCCTTGGATCATATCCATGTACTTTGAAAAAAGGCTCTCTTGCTGAAAAGCTCTATGGTACCTGCGAGATCGCAGAGCGCCATCGTCACAGATATGAAGTTAATAATGCTTTCAGAGAAGCATTTACAGCTGCAGGCTTGTCTATATGCGGAACATCACCTGATAACAGGATCGTAGAGATGATAGAGAATCCTTCATGCGATTTCTTCATTGCAACACAGGCTCACCCAGAGCTTAAGTCAAGACCCAACAGGCCACATCCTCTTTTTGCAGGCCTTGTAGAAGCTGCGCTTAAGCATGAGCAGAAATAA
- a CDS encoding 5' nucleotidase, NT5C type — translation MNIYIDFDDCLCETARALSGLAKELFGKDVPYENIQFFNLQKSFDLDEAQYEELMIKAHLPEVLRAYEETKGASETVNKWLDEGHNVSIITGRPSSAYEPSRKWLDEHGLERVKLFCLNKYGRDSFIKNSEFTLELEDYYKMKFDVAIEDSPLAFKFFDHLPDLKVMVYDRPWNHNAELPGDNFKRCMDWEYISKQVEQIEV, via the coding sequence TTGAATATTTATATTGATTTTGATGATTGCCTCTGCGAGACAGCAAGAGCACTTTCTGGTCTTGCAAAAGAGCTGTTTGGCAAAGATGTCCCATATGAAAATATACAGTTTTTCAACCTTCAGAAGTCTTTTGATCTTGATGAGGCTCAGTATGAAGAGCTTATGATCAAGGCTCATCTTCCGGAAGTTCTTAGGGCTTATGAAGAGACTAAAGGAGCATCTGAAACAGTTAATAAGTGGCTTGATGAAGGACATAATGTATCAATCATAACAGGCCGCCCCTCAAGTGCATATGAACCATCCCGCAAGTGGCTTGATGAGCACGGTTTAGAGCGTGTTAAGCTTTTTTGCCTTAACAAATACGGCAGGGATAGTTTTATCAAGAACAGCGAGTTCACTCTTGAACTGGAAGACTATTATAAGATGAAATTTGATGTTGCTATCGAAGACTCTCCTCTTGCATTTAAGTTCTTCGATCATCTTCCTGATCTTAAGGTCATGGTATATGACCGCCCGTGGAATCATAATGCAGAGCTTCCCGGCGACAATTTTAAACGTTGCATGGATTGGGAGTATATCAGTAAGCAGGTTGAGCAGATAGAAGTTTGA
- a CDS encoding DUF3237 family protein yields the protein MNSQITNLKECLDQGTEILTIDVLLKEFNEVKGHNGEALMILFDGYCHSDIFDGDILNGGVDTQKQDAGSNLRTLSARYILKGKDFEGKECRIFIENNGTSDGGRFTTTPKILTDSEALKDLEDTDLIGSISGTDEEGHIQIHICVK from the coding sequence ATGAACTCACAGATTACAAATTTAAAAGAATGCCTTGATCAAGGCACAGAAATTCTTACTATAGATGTACTGTTAAAAGAGTTTAACGAAGTCAAAGGACACAATGGCGAAGCTCTAATGATACTCTTTGACGGATATTGCCACAGCGATATATTTGATGGAGATATATTAAACGGCGGCGTTGATACTCAAAAGCAAGATGCAGGCAGTAATTTAAGGACTCTGTCCGCAAGATATATCCTTAAGGGCAAGGATTTTGAAGGCAAAGAATGCCGCATTTTTATTGAGAATAATGGCACGTCTGATGGCGGCAGATTTACAACAACTCCAAAGATCCTCACAGACAGCGAAGCTTTAAAAGATCTCGAAGATACTGATCTTATAGGAAGTATCAGCGGCACGGACGAAGAAGGTCATATACAGATCCATATCTGTGTAAAATAA
- a CDS encoding ATP-binding cassette domain-containing protein → MECNYVIEGHNIIKKYKNFTLDVENLKIPKGFATALIGENGAGKTTLLDILAGIKLDYKGSLRFFDQYNDKDREKIADVKNRIGYLGTGNYFFPHWTLSQIEDLQSLLFDNFHLDRYTQICNDLALYQGGVFEKNKKVKDLSDGNKVKLMLAGILARDTDLLLLDEPASPLDPLMRDKLCNMLRDYLSENDGERSVLFSTHNISDMENITDYVIIVEQGRIVEQGFVEDLKEKYILVKGEKKDESYASKVIRNISTNSFGFEGICLSDDLDKLSGMDIAVERPTLSQISVHIMKEYSVLGGVNNKREAS, encoded by the coding sequence ATGGAATGCAATTATGTAATAGAAGGTCACAATATTATCAAGAAATATAAGAATTTCACACTGGATGTAGAGAATCTTAAGATTCCCAAAGGATTTGCAACCGCACTTATTGGCGAGAACGGCGCAGGTAAGACAACGCTTCTTGATATCCTTGCAGGTATCAAACTGGATTACAAAGGAAGCCTTAGATTTTTTGACCAATACAATGACAAGGACAGAGAGAAGATTGCTGATGTCAAGAACAGGATCGGATATCTTGGAACAGGCAACTATTTCTTCCCTCATTGGACTTTAAGTCAGATAGAAGATCTGCAGAGCCTTTTGTTCGACAATTTCCATCTTGATAGATACACACAGATATGCAACGATCTGGCTCTTTACCAGGGCGGTGTTTTTGAAAAAAATAAAAAAGTCAAAGACCTCTCTGATGGTAACAAAGTAAAGCTCATGCTGGCAGGAATCCTTGCAAGGGATACAGATCTTCTGTTACTGGATGAGCCCGCATCACCCCTTGATCCTCTTATGAGAGATAAGCTTTGCAATATGCTTCGTGATTATCTTAGTGAGAATGATGGCGAAAGAAGTGTTCTTTTCTCAACTCACAATATCTCTGATATGGAGAATATCACAGATTACGTCATTATAGTAGAGCAGGGCAGGATAGTTGAACAGGGCTTTGTAGAAGACTTAAAAGAAAAATATATCCTCGTTAAAGGCGAGAAAAAAGACGAAAGCTACGCATCAAAAGTCATCAGAAATATTTCTACAAACTCATTTGGCTTCGAAGGAATCTGCCTTTCAGATGATCTCGATAAATTATCAGGTATGGATATTGCAGTAGAAAGACCTACACTTTCTCAGATTTCAGTACACATAATGAAAGAGTACTCCGTTTTAGGAGGCGTCAATAATAAGAGGGAAGCATCATGA
- a CDS encoding glycosyltransferase, with product MINKKYKEIRADRFSIKAHKGHVYMKISLLNDSFPPVIDGVANVVMNYASILNDMDGNSVMVATPKYPEADYYQYPYLVIPYQSFDTTQIIKGYRAGNPFAIREFQDMKEFAPDIIHSHCPVSSTVLARLLRRDTGAPIVFTYHTKFDVDIARAVKAQIIQKEAINVLVSNIEACDDVWVVSKGAGENLKSLGYEGEYRVMNNGVDFAKGLSSQSAVLEATKDYDLPEGVPVFIYVGRIIKYKGLSLILDACEILDKAGMDFRMVFVGSGPDADELKARAIGLGGKVIFTGPIYDREVLKAWNTRADLFLFPSVYDTNGLVVREAAACGLASVLIKDSCASEGITDGRNGYIIEESGQAMADLLLRVCKDMDNVHDVGMHAMDEIYISWEDSVHKAYERYGEVLDLKAAGKLEDHRKLTARLEDYSYLFEKYSDVLTHFPFDIQDDIKDFSHGLYHEVKNFSINSTNKINEKIEKFYNAYDKFISEIDRS from the coding sequence TTGATCAATAAAAAGTATAAGGAGATAAGAGCTGATAGATTCTCTATCAAGGCTCATAAAGGACACGTATATATGAAGATAAGTCTTTTGAATGATTCTTTTCCACCGGTTATAGACGGAGTTGCCAATGTAGTCATGAACTACGCTTCTATCCTCAATGATATGGATGGCAACAGTGTTATGGTCGCAACTCCCAAGTATCCTGAAGCTGATTATTATCAGTACCCATATCTTGTTATCCCGTATCAGAGCTTTGATACAACTCAGATCATAAAAGGATATAGAGCAGGCAATCCTTTTGCCATAAGAGAGTTTCAGGATATGAAGGAATTCGCTCCGGATATCATACACTCTCACTGCCCTGTCTCATCTACTGTACTTGCAAGGCTCCTTCGCCGTGATACAGGGGCTCCTATCGTCTTCACATATCACACTAAGTTCGATGTAGATATTGCAAGGGCTGTTAAGGCACAGATAATCCAGAAGGAAGCCATAAACGTACTGGTATCCAATATAGAAGCCTGTGATGATGTCTGGGTTGTAAGTAAAGGAGCCGGCGAGAACCTTAAGTCTCTTGGTTATGAGGGTGAGTACCGTGTCATGAACAATGGCGTAGACTTTGCCAAGGGTTTATCATCACAATCTGCTGTTCTTGAAGCGACTAAGGACTATGACCTTCCGGAGGGTGTTCCTGTATTTATATATGTTGGCAGGATCATCAAATATAAGGGACTGTCACTGATACTCGATGCTTGCGAGATCCTGGACAAGGCAGGTATGGATTTTAGGATGGTATTTGTAGGAAGCGGCCCCGATGCAGATGAACTGAAGGCTAGAGCTATAGGACTTGGCGGCAAAGTTATTTTCACAGGACCAATATATGACAGAGAGGTGCTAAAAGCGTGGAATACAAGAGCTGATCTCTTCCTGTTCCCATCAGTTTATGATACCAATGGTCTGGTTGTAAGAGAAGCAGCAGCATGCGGCCTTGCCAGCGTCCTTATCAAGGATTCATGCGCATCAGAAGGCATCACAGATGGCAGAAACGGTTATATCATCGAAGAAAGCGGTCAGGCTATGGCTGATCTATTACTGCGTGTATGCAAGGATATGGACAATGTCCATGATGTTGGCATGCATGCTATGGATGAAATATATATATCATGGGAAGATAGTGTTCATAAGGCTTACGAGCGTTATGGCGAAGTCCTGGATCTTAAGGCTGCCGGCAAGCTTGAAGATCATAGGAAGCTCACTGCAAGGCTTGAAGACTACTCGTATCTGTTCGAGAAGTATTCAGATGTCCTGACTCACTTCCCTTTCGATATACAGGATGATATCAAGGATTTCTCACACGGACTGTATCATGAAGTTAAGAACTTCTCGATTAATTCAACTAATAAGATCAATGAGAAGATTGAAAAGTTCTATAACGCATATGATAAGTTCATATCTGAGATTGACAGATCTTAA
- a CDS encoding LURP-one-related/scramblase family protein encodes MGVFSKVHRYREAGQEANVNNVDHFGAPAKSLFTSTKVFTLHHKIDITDQHENIVYHTWTKFLSLHDKTDVFDAQDRKIAHIEKKFFSLHERHYITMDDGLSFELSNELFHIIKDITNIVGLGWQLKGNILGLNFEIYDQNGDIIAVISQKMLSIHDKYCVDIYKPEYEKIIVAILITLQHMIRDRESASASSSSSSSSSN; translated from the coding sequence ATGGGTGTATTTTCTAAAGTTCACAGATACCGCGAGGCAGGACAAGAAGCCAATGTCAATAATGTAGATCATTTCGGGGCTCCTGCCAAGTCCTTATTTACAAGTACCAAAGTTTTTACACTTCATCATAAGATCGATATAACAGATCAGCATGAGAATATCGTATATCATACCTGGACTAAATTTCTCTCACTTCATGACAAAACTGATGTATTCGATGCTCAGGACCGCAAGATTGCTCATATTGAGAAAAAATTCTTTTCCCTGCATGAGAGACATTACATCACCATGGATGATGGTCTTTCCTTTGAGCTGTCCAACGAACTGTTCCATATCATCAAGGATATCACCAATATAGTCGGTCTTGGCTGGCAGCTCAAGGGCAATATACTGGGTCTTAACTTCGAGATATATGATCAAAACGGCGATATTATCGCAGTTATATCCCAAAAGATGCTGTCTATCCACGACAAGTATTGTGTTGATATATATAAGCCTGAATATGAGAAGATAATCGTAGCTATACTCATAACACTTCAGCATATGATAAGAGACAGGGAGAGTGCTTCTGCTTCATCATCATCGTCTTCATCATCTTCAAATTAA
- a CDS encoding alpha-glucosidase: MTESNKNTIIKDFRSMSFYQIWIRSFADGNGDGIGDLIGVYDKLDYIKELGVDGIWFSPLYPSPNADFGYDISDYYDIHPDYGNLDLFKKVLKGAHERGLKVLMDLVVNHTSDEHKWFLESKKSRDNAYSDYYIWKDPKIVKGKKCPPNNWDSLFEGKAWEYVPERDQYYLHIFARKQPDLNMDNPVVRQEVKKIMRFWLSMGVDGFREDVITFISKHPDLPDGNPFIPIANGMPFYKDGPKIQEYLREFRDVCLEYGALQIGEAPMTTVETALLYITGKERTLDMMFHFDHMMADCFLTEYIHRDFNLVKLKSAFSKWQTRLLGKGWNALYLENHDHPRIISRYGDEKNFWRESGTALAACYLFQQGTPFIYQGQEIGMTNISLSSIDKYIDVSSKNNYNNFHTNWPKAKRLKRIRDSSRDSSRTPMQWNSNKYAGFSSVKPWFYINHNYKTVNVEAEEKDPDSILNFYKKCLAIRKENKGLIYGRYFEHFHFSKKLYVYTRRYKNERYLIMISFSDIEEKIKVPKGYDLNEMELLISNYKDTDSIDFYANLRPYEVRVFKNK, encoded by the coding sequence ATGACGGAGTCTAATAAGAACACTATTATCAAAGACTTTAGAAGTATGTCTTTCTATCAGATATGGATCAGGAGTTTTGCGGATGGCAATGGCGACGGGATCGGAGACCTTATAGGGGTCTATGACAAGCTTGATTATATTAAAGAGCTGGGAGTTGACGGTATATGGTTCTCTCCCTTGTATCCCTCTCCCAATGCTGATTTTGGGTATGATATCTCGGATTATTATGATATACATCCGGACTATGGCAACCTTGATCTGTTCAAGAAGGTACTAAAAGGCGCTCATGAAAGAGGGCTTAAAGTCCTGATGGATCTGGTAGTCAATCACACGTCAGATGAGCATAAATGGTTTCTTGAAAGTAAGAAAAGCCGGGACAATGCTTATAGCGACTACTATATCTGGAAAGATCCCAAGATCGTCAAGGGCAAAAAGTGCCCTCCAAATAACTGGGATTCTCTTTTTGAAGGCAAAGCCTGGGAATATGTCCCCGAAAGGGATCAGTACTATCTTCATATTTTTGCCAGAAAACAGCCTGACCTTAATATGGACAATCCTGTAGTAAGGCAGGAAGTCAAGAAGATCATGCGCTTTTGGCTTTCGATGGGTGTTGATGGATTCAGAGAGGATGTCATCACCTTCATATCCAAACATCCTGATCTTCCAGATGGCAATCCGTTTATTCCTATAGCTAATGGTATGCCATTTTATAAGGATGGGCCCAAGATTCAGGAGTATCTTAGGGAGTTTAGGGACGTATGCCTTGAATATGGTGCTCTTCAGATAGGTGAAGCGCCCATGACTACAGTAGAAACTGCCCTTTTGTATATAACAGGCAAAGAGAGAACTCTTGATATGATGTTCCACTTTGACCATATGATGGCAGACTGCTTCCTTACTGAGTATATCCATAGAGATTTTAACCTTGTTAAGCTTAAGAGCGCTTTTAGCAAGTGGCAGACAAGACTTCTTGGTAAAGGCTGGAATGCTCTGTATCTTGAGAATCACGACCATCCCCGTATTATAAGCCGTTATGGTGATGAGAAAAACTTCTGGAGAGAAAGCGGAACTGCTCTTGCGGCATGTTACCTGTTCCAGCAAGGGACACCTTTTATCTATCAGGGTCAGGAAATAGGTATGACCAATATAAGCCTTAGCTCTATCGATAAGTATATAGATGTCTCTTCTAAGAATAATTATAACAATTTCCATACAAACTGGCCCAAGGCAAAACGCCTTAAAAGGATCAGGGATTCAAGTCGCGACTCTTCAAGAACGCCCATGCAATGGAATAGCAACAAGTATGCAGGATTTTCAAGCGTTAAACCATGGTTTTATATAAATCATAATTATAAAACCGTTAATGTGGAAGCCGAAGAGAAGGATCCTGACAGTATACTCAACTTCTACAAAAAGTGCCTTGCTATACGAAAAGAAAACAAAGGACTTATCTACGGCAGATATTTTGAGCATTTCCATTTTAGTAAGAAGTTATATGTTTATACAAGAAGATATAAAAACGAACGTTATCTTATCATGATCTCCTTCTCTGATATTGAGGAAAAGATCAAGGTTCCAAAGGGATACGATCTTAATGAGATGGAGCTTCTTATATCCAACTATAAAGATACTGATAGTATTGATTTCTATGCCAACTTAAGGCCATATGAAGTCAGAGTCTTCAAGAACAAATGA
- a CDS encoding ECF transporter S component produces MKITTKQIALTGILLAICIVSQFFKNLSVFITGPIINACIIIAVLTAGLWCGIILSIITPVTAFIITGSPVMAAVPMMIPMVMLGNAILAIFVWLFYQKVLKNIDKNIRLCIGMVVGSVVKAAVMGLTISLWLLPTFLPQPMQEKMLPVLQAQFSTVQLITALIGSVIAFVIWIPLKKYLANSNN; encoded by the coding sequence ATGAAAATTACTACAAAACAAATTGCACTAACAGGTATTTTGCTCGCCATCTGTATTGTGAGCCAGTTCTTCAAAAACTTAAGCGTATTTATAACAGGTCCTATCATCAATGCCTGCATTATCATCGCAGTTCTGACCGCAGGACTGTGGTGCGGCATAATCCTCAGTATCATAACTCCGGTTACAGCTTTCATAATCACAGGAAGCCCTGTAATGGCTGCTGTTCCTATGATGATACCTATGGTAATGCTTGGCAATGCCATCCTTGCAATCTTTGTATGGCTTTTCTATCAAAAAGTTTTAAAAAATATTGATAAGAATATCCGCCTATGTATAGGAATGGTAGTCGGAAGTGTCGTAAAGGCCGCAGTTATGGGACTTACAATCTCTCTGTGGCTGCTTCCCACATTCCTTCCACAGCCAATGCAGGAGAAGATGCTGCCAGTTCTTCAGGCTCAGTTCTCAACAGTGCAGCTCATAACAGCTTTGATCGGAAGCGTTATCGCATTTGTAATATGGATCCCGCTCAAGAAATATCTTGCAAATTCGAATAATTAA